The proteins below are encoded in one region of Verrucomicrobiota bacterium:
- a CDS encoding helix-turn-helix domain-containing protein, translating to MNPERFKTNFLRRIGSSQVFQQLLELLPDVAFFMKDRQGRFVMQNRRACEYCRVGSEAETLGKTDYDFWSPQRAAVYVAQDRKVMETGEPIINALTLAPEEVGPDHLVIYSKVPVRDNRQRIIGVAGIHREVEGLRTPPRKFGPLTKAVQRMHQDFAEPLTTPKLAAIAGLSRSQFERVFHRLFGTSPREYLLRVRVNAACRLLTGTDRKCTDIALATGFYDHSHFSRLFQRIMGIAPQHYRRRHAPMESGCSDRTGKKMAGKK from the coding sequence ATGAATCCCGAACGTTTTAAAACGAACTTTTTACGGCGCATCGGCAGTTCCCAGGTGTTTCAACAACTGCTGGAACTGCTGCCGGACGTGGCGTTTTTCATGAAGGACCGGCAGGGCCGGTTCGTGATGCAGAACCGGCGGGCGTGCGAATATTGCCGGGTGGGCTCCGAGGCCGAGACGCTGGGCAAAACAGATTATGACTTCTGGTCGCCGCAACGGGCCGCCGTGTATGTGGCGCAAGACCGAAAGGTGATGGAAACCGGGGAGCCCATTATCAACGCCCTGACGCTCGCCCCGGAGGAGGTCGGTCCGGACCACCTCGTGATTTACAGCAAAGTACCGGTGCGGGATAACCGTCAGCGCATTATTGGCGTGGCGGGCATACATCGGGAGGTGGAGGGATTGCGAACGCCGCCGCGGAAATTCGGGCCACTGACCAAAGCCGTGCAACGGATGCACCAGGATTTTGCGGAGCCGCTGACCACCCCGAAGCTGGCCGCGATTGCCGGGCTATCCCGCAGCCAGTTCGAACGGGTGTTCCACCGGCTGTTCGGCACGTCACCACGCGAATATCTATTGCGTGTACGAGTCAACGCCGCCTGCCGGTTGCTGACCGGTACCGATCGGAAATGCACCGACATCGCCCTCGCGACGGGGTTTTACGATCACAGCCATTTTTCCCGGCTCTTTCAGCGCATCATGGGCATCGCCCCGCAGCATTACCGCCGCCGTCATGCGCCAATGGAATCAGGTTGCAGTGACAGGACTGGCAAAAAGATGGCAGGTAAAAAATAG
- a CDS encoding DUF922 domain-containing protein, translated as MPNTENRSGDGRQVVALRGSFGLRVLSLPPASCRLGLWLAVFAWTMMAAAATKGDARVTMTFTVTTNYYLVQGNTFPEMMSAVEQARPWKTNHNQFDGWTEWRISWNFHHAGANGEVRLTDVKVTTVAKITVPKLKPSTDADPEALHHWGTFSEGLLRHELGHVRIAREATDAVKHQFENTGRYATPRELSAAVETANDGILKQFKQKETDYDWKTNHGRN; from the coding sequence AGACAAGTGGTAGCTCTGCGTGGCAGTTTTGGATTGCGAGTATTATCGCTTCCTCCCGCCTCGTGCCGCCTCGGTCTATGGCTGGCAGTCTTTGCCTGGACGATGATGGCGGCGGCAGCGACCAAAGGAGATGCGCGGGTAACCATGACTTTTACCGTGACCACCAACTATTATCTGGTTCAAGGCAATACCTTTCCGGAAATGATGAGCGCTGTGGAACAGGCGCGTCCCTGGAAGACCAATCATAACCAGTTCGATGGTTGGACGGAGTGGCGGATTAGTTGGAATTTTCACCACGCCGGCGCAAATGGGGAAGTACGGCTGACCGATGTCAAAGTGACTACCGTGGCCAAAATCACGGTGCCAAAACTTAAACCATCCACGGATGCCGATCCGGAAGCATTGCATCATTGGGGCACCTTCAGTGAAGGTTTATTACGACACGAGCTGGGCCATGTACGCATTGCCCGGGAGGCCACGGATGCCGTTAAACATCAGTTTGAAAACACCGGACGTTATGCCACGCCCCGGGAATTATCCGCAGCCGTGGAAACCGCCAATGACGGGATACTCAAGCAATTCAAACAAAAAGAAACCGATTACGATTGGAAGACGAATCACGGGCGGAACTGA
- a CDS encoding Gfo/Idh/MocA family oxidoreductase, which yields MHNIQRRQFLKLAATAGIGFQIVPRHVLGQGQTPPSDKLNIAGIGIAKQGGAVLRDTAIASQNIVALCDVDWKYAAGTAKAFPKAEHYQDYRVMLEKIKGVDAVVIGTPDHMHAPISLAALRAGKHVYVEKPMAHTIEETRIMTRVAKETGLVTQMGNNGHANEGLRATREWIQAGAIGTVKEVHCWSDRPGKFWKQDFERPTETPPVPAELDWNLWLGAAPERPYHPYYHPRAWRGWFDFGTGALGDMAVHNLDPAFYALDLDTPTATEAQSSPIKKETYPSWQIITFEFAAKGGRPALKAYWYDGGKMPPKPKDLGDDFDLPDNGIYFLGTKGVIVCGGWCGMPKLFPDSLRNSFELPPKTLPRSIGHRAEWVQACKDRKPEDAKAGFAYSGLFTETLLVGNLATRLQKRIEWDAANMRAKNAPEADAIIRKVYRKGFGI from the coding sequence ATGCATAACATTCAACGCCGTCAGTTTCTTAAACTTGCCGCTACTGCCGGCATCGGTTTCCAAATTGTGCCCCGCCATGTTCTGGGCCAGGGCCAGACGCCTCCCAGTGACAAACTGAACATCGCCGGTATTGGCATCGCCAAGCAAGGCGGCGCGGTGCTGCGCGACACTGCCATCGCCAGCCAGAACATTGTGGCCTTGTGCGACGTGGATTGGAAGTATGCCGCAGGCACCGCCAAGGCTTTTCCCAAGGCGGAGCACTACCAGGATTACCGGGTAATGCTGGAGAAAATCAAAGGTGTAGATGCAGTTGTGATTGGCACCCCCGACCACATGCATGCTCCCATCAGCCTCGCCGCGTTGCGCGCCGGCAAACATGTCTATGTGGAGAAACCGATGGCCCATACCATTGAGGAGACCCGCATTATGACGCGGGTGGCAAAAGAAACTGGACTGGTCACCCAGATGGGCAATAACGGGCACGCGAACGAAGGGTTGCGCGCCACGCGCGAGTGGATTCAGGCCGGCGCCATCGGCACGGTCAAGGAAGTGCATTGCTGGAGTGACCGCCCTGGAAAATTCTGGAAGCAGGACTTTGAGCGTCCCACGGAAACGCCGCCGGTGCCGGCGGAGTTGGACTGGAATCTCTGGCTGGGCGCTGCCCCGGAACGTCCGTATCATCCCTATTACCACCCGCGCGCCTGGCGCGGCTGGTTCGATTTCGGCACCGGCGCTTTGGGCGACATGGCGGTGCATAATCTGGACCCGGCGTTTTACGCCTTGGATCTGGATACCCCGACCGCCACGGAAGCCCAGAGCAGCCCGATCAAAAAGGAAACGTATCCGTCCTGGCAGATCATCACGTTTGAATTCGCCGCCAAAGGCGGGCGACCGGCCCTCAAAGCCTATTGGTACGACGGCGGCAAGATGCCGCCTAAACCCAAGGATCTGGGCGACGACTTTGACCTGCCGGACAACGGCATTTATTTCCTGGGCACCAAGGGCGTGATTGTCTGCGGTGGCTGGTGCGGCATGCCCAAGCTTTTCCCGGACAGCCTGCGCAATTCGTTTGAGCTGCCACCAAAGACGTTACCGCGCTCCATCGGACATCGTGCCGAATGGGTGCAGGCGTGCAAAGATCGCAAGCCGGAGGATGCGAAGGCCGGTTTTGCCTATTCCGGACTCTTCACCGAGACATTGCTGGTGGGGAATCTGGCCACGCGCCTGCAAAAGCGCATCGAATGGGATGCCGCAAATATGCGCGCGAAGAATGCGCCCGAGGCGGACGCCATCATCCGAAAGGTTTATCGCAAAGGTTTTGGCATTTGA
- a CDS encoding phage holin family protein: MSPQLKAFIQAWLINTLAVLVATRVIDGISYETSTDLIIATLVLGVLNALVRPFLLVLSLPLLLFTLGLFTLVINALLLYAVSGLVKEFHVASFWVACKAALLMAVISLVLNSLVGTGTARVQVKRPPPRRKDSDGPGPGPVIDV; the protein is encoded by the coding sequence ATGTCGCCGCAGCTAAAAGCGTTTATCCAGGCTTGGCTCATCAACACCCTTGCGGTGTTGGTGGCTACGCGCGTGATTGATGGCATCTCGTATGAGACGTCCACGGATCTGATTATTGCCACGCTGGTGCTCGGCGTGTTGAATGCCTTGGTGCGTCCGTTCCTGCTGGTGCTTTCCCTGCCCCTGTTGCTGTTCACGCTCGGCTTGTTCACCCTCGTCATCAACGCCTTGTTGCTCTACGCAGTAAGCGGCCTGGTCAAGGAATTCCACGTCGCCAGTTTTTGGGTCGCCTGCAAAGCCGCCTTGCTGATGGCGGTCATCAGCCTGGTATTGAACAGCCTGGTCGGCACCGGGACGGCACGCGTGCAAGTGAAGCGTCCCCCGCCCCGCCGGAAGGATTCGGATGGTCCCGGCCCTGGCCCGGTAATTGACGTCTAG
- a CDS encoding sigma-70 family RNA polymerase sigma factor translates to MDTATFDLKACLDRVRRQNQDAAGALVAHLFPLVKRIVHSHLPVRLDEADLTQEVFIKLFARLEQYQERDGIPFEHWVARLAVRTCLDSLRAEKRRPELRWADLEPEETAWLDYLVSATEAPPDASPASAREILEKLLAQLPVNDRLVIHWMDLEEKTVKEISQLTGWSGTLVKVRVFRARQRLKKLAASYKQKAKYE, encoded by the coding sequence ATGGACACGGCAACTTTCGATTTGAAAGCCTGCCTCGATCGGGTGCGGCGGCAGAATCAGGATGCTGCCGGTGCCTTGGTCGCGCATTTGTTTCCCCTCGTGAAGCGCATCGTACATTCCCACCTGCCGGTCCGGCTGGACGAGGCGGATTTGACGCAAGAGGTGTTCATCAAGCTGTTTGCCCGATTGGAGCAATACCAGGAACGCGACGGCATCCCCTTCGAACACTGGGTGGCCCGCCTGGCGGTGCGCACCTGCCTGGACAGCCTGCGTGCCGAGAAACGGCGGCCCGAATTGCGCTGGGCCGATCTCGAACCGGAGGAAACCGCATGGCTCGATTACCTGGTATCAGCCACCGAAGCGCCGCCCGACGCGTCCCCGGCATCCGCCCGGGAAATCCTGGAGAAATTACTGGCGCAGTTGCCGGTCAACGACCGCCTCGTCATCCATTGGATGGACCTCGAAGAAAAGACGGTCAAGGAAATCAGCCAGTTGACCGGGTGGAGTGGGACGCTGGTAAAAGTGCGGGTTTTTCGCGCGCGGCAACGTCTGAAGAAGCTGGCCGCGAGTTACAAGCAAAAGGCAAAATATGAATGA
- a CDS encoding SGNH/GDSL hydrolase family protein, with protein sequence MNTRLSHLIALCLSTSALLAQQPAPAPEAAPKPEFKTIVSRLELKDGDTLVFLGDSITHQCLYTQYLEDYFYTRYPNLRIHFHNSGVGGDRAADALRRFEDDVASFKPKYVTILLGMNDGSYRDFDKAIFDTYQQGMTTLLDQIAALGATAIPMTPTMHDARAARLRGKPQEPRDTYYNGVLALYGAWLREQAQVRGLGFVDMYSQLNTLTLEARKTNATFTLIKDAVHPDAPGQVVMAIGILDSMVQKGPVSAITVAILPKTGKFGALPAVNGKITDFKEEGDTLSFNFQANALPWVLPPDAAEGYKLTHAGHRNSNEKITVRNLKPGKYALRIEGQAAGTYTDGQLAFGVELEENEKTPQYQQALKVALLNKDRNDQAVRPLRNFWGGLKGRRNALGKVPAAEKEAAQATFDKWVKDEFTPGIAKLKAQVLEFENKIYEANQIPARKYEITRVP encoded by the coding sequence ATGAACACACGATTATCGCACCTAATCGCCCTGTGCCTGAGCACGAGCGCCCTGTTGGCCCAGCAACCCGCGCCTGCCCCGGAGGCCGCGCCCAAGCCCGAATTCAAAACCATTGTGTCGCGCCTTGAACTCAAGGATGGCGACACGCTGGTCTTCCTCGGCGACAGCATCACCCACCAATGTCTTTATACCCAGTACCTCGAAGATTACTTCTATACCCGCTATCCCAACCTGCGCATCCATTTCCATAACTCCGGCGTGGGCGGTGACCGCGCCGCTGACGCGCTACGCCGTTTCGAGGACGATGTCGCCTCGTTCAAACCCAAATACGTCACCATCCTGCTGGGCATGAACGACGGCAGTTACCGCGATTTCGACAAGGCGATCTTCGACACCTATCAGCAGGGCATGACCACGTTGCTGGACCAGATTGCCGCACTCGGCGCCACGGCCATCCCGATGACCCCCACCATGCATGACGCCCGCGCCGCGCGCCTGCGCGGCAAGCCACAGGAACCACGCGACACCTACTATAACGGCGTGCTGGCGCTGTACGGCGCATGGTTGCGCGAGCAGGCCCAGGTGCGCGGGTTGGGCTTCGTGGATATGTATTCCCAACTCAACACGCTCACTCTGGAAGCGCGCAAAACCAATGCCACCTTTACGCTGATCAAGGACGCTGTGCATCCCGACGCCCCCGGCCAGGTGGTCATGGCCATCGGGATTCTTGATAGCATGGTGCAAAAGGGGCCGGTGTCCGCCATCACCGTCGCCATCCTGCCCAAGACCGGCAAATTCGGAGCCCTCCCCGCCGTCAACGGCAAAATCACGGATTTCAAGGAAGAAGGCGACACGCTGAGCTTCAATTTCCAGGCCAACGCGCTGCCCTGGGTTTTGCCGCCAGATGCAGCCGAGGGTTACAAACTGACGCACGCCGGCCACCGCAACAGCAACGAGAAGATCACCGTCCGCAATCTCAAACCCGGAAAATATGCGCTGCGTATCGAAGGCCAGGCGGCGGGCACCTATACCGACGGGCAGCTCGCGTTCGGTGTGGAACTCGAGGAGAACGAGAAAACCCCGCAGTACCAACAGGCGCTCAAGGTGGCATTACTCAACAAAGACCGCAACGATCAGGCGGTGCGCCCTCTGCGCAACTTCTGGGGCGGCCTGAAGGGCAGACGCAACGCGCTGGGCAAAGTGCCGGCGGCGGAAAAAGAAGCCGCACAAGCCACGTTCGACAAATGGGTGAAGGATGAATTCACACCCGGCATCGCCAAACTGAAAGCCCAAGTCCTGGAATTCGAGAACAAGATATACGAAGCCAACCAGATTCCCGCCCGAAAATACGAAATCACCCGGGTGCCGTGA
- a CDS encoding YajQ family cyclic di-GMP-binding protein — protein sequence MPSFDIVSEVNSMEVENAVNMAKKELANRFDFKGSKAEIQLEKNEIKLSAEDQFRIKTLEEIVIGRLAKRNISLKSVERCAPDVSPLGHARQLIKIKQGIEVTVAKQITGFVRDGKFKVTTQIQDNQVRVTSKSRDELQAVMAAVRAKDFNVALQFQNFRE from the coding sequence ATGCCGTCATTTGATATCGTCAGCGAAGTGAATTCGATGGAAGTCGAGAATGCCGTGAACATGGCCAAAAAAGAATTGGCCAACCGGTTTGATTTCAAGGGGAGCAAAGCGGAAATCCAGCTTGAGAAAAACGAGATCAAGCTGTCCGCCGAGGACCAGTTCCGCATCAAAACGCTGGAGGAAATTGTCATTGGCCGCCTGGCCAAGCGCAATATCAGCCTGAAAAGCGTCGAGCGGTGCGCGCCGGATGTCTCGCCGCTCGGTCATGCGCGGCAGTTGATCAAGATCAAGCAAGGCATCGAAGTCACGGTGGCCAAGCAGATCACCGGGTTCGTGCGCGATGGAAAGTTCAAGGTCACCACGCAAATCCAGGATAACCAGGTCCGCGTCACCAGCAAGAGCCGGGATGAATTGCAGGCGGTCATGGCGGCGGTACGGGCCAAGGATTTCAACGTGGCGCTGCAATTCCAGAATTTCCGGGAATGA
- a CDS encoding sugar phosphate isomerase/epimerase family protein, translating to MNIARRQFIGQASLALAGAALVPGLQAASPAIRFGTCMMGLEDAKLAGFDGAEVSAGNPADRLEIADSAVRARYKEQMQKTGLPVSSLMMGVFNQCPLATDPRGPAWLEQGIEATHDLGAKVILVAFFGKGDLLDAQGKVKEAEVDSVVERLKVAAPRAQDAGVVLAIENYLDARQNARILERVNHPAVKLYYDCFNTGGTKGYDVPEELRFLKDRVAQLHFKNGPKYLENGQVKFESIAAAIKAIGYHGWIVLETSNPSKDRVADGRRNLEYARKLVI from the coding sequence ATGAATATCGCACGCAGACAGTTTATCGGACAGGCCTCTTTAGCATTGGCAGGAGCCGCCCTGGTTCCGGGCTTGCAAGCCGCCAGTCCAGCTATTCGCTTTGGCACCTGCATGATGGGGTTGGAAGACGCCAAACTGGCGGGGTTCGACGGCGCGGAAGTCAGTGCGGGCAATCCCGCTGACCGGTTGGAAATCGCCGATTCGGCGGTTCGGGCGCGTTACAAGGAGCAAATGCAGAAGACCGGACTGCCGGTCAGTTCCCTGATGATGGGCGTTTTTAATCAGTGCCCGCTGGCGACCGATCCGCGCGGACCCGCCTGGCTGGAGCAGGGGATTGAGGCCACCCATGATTTGGGTGCCAAAGTGATCCTCGTGGCGTTTTTCGGCAAGGGCGATTTGCTGGATGCCCAAGGCAAGGTGAAGGAGGCCGAGGTGGATTCGGTGGTGGAGCGTCTCAAGGTGGCGGCACCGCGCGCGCAGGATGCGGGCGTCGTCTTGGCGATTGAAAACTACCTGGATGCCCGGCAGAACGCGCGCATTCTGGAACGAGTCAACCACCCGGCGGTGAAACTCTACTACGATTGCTTCAATACCGGCGGCACCAAAGGCTACGATGTGCCGGAAGAATTGCGTTTCCTCAAGGACCGGGTGGCACAACTTCATTTCAAGAACGGCCCCAAATACTTGGAGAATGGCCAAGTCAAATTTGAATCGATTGCCGCTGCGATCAAAGCTATCGGATATCATGGCTGGATCGTGCTGGAAACCAGCAATCCCTCCAAAGATCGGGTGGCCGATGGCCGGAGAAACTTGGAATACGCCCGAAAACTAGTTATCTAA
- a CDS encoding Gfo/Idh/MocA family oxidoreductase produces MKHVFKASVTDRQGRELNRRQFLTVSGAAATFAILNPQFANGAAADGKLNIGLIGCGGRGTWILKFFKEHGGYNIAAVSDYFQDRVDNAGEKYGVPAGMRFTGLNGHKRLLDQKLDAVIIITPPYFHPEQAADAVAAGKHVYLAKPLAVDVPGCQSIGRSGELAASKNQAFLVDFQSRAHPSYQQAVSMVHQGKIGKIVSAEAAYQTGPVGKGVDDARRADPANAELRLRAWVTDRVLSGDIITEQNIHALDMASWALNAEPIKAYGAGGRKRPFVGDCWDHFACVFYYPDDVLLSFNSKQVGRYWDDIMCRVFGTDGALDLHYAGDVQVKCDDKYNGGKPSNLYADGAVRNIATFHESILKGDFSNSTVAPSVRSNLVTILGRTAAYKNGEVTWAEIMKANEKLEFATKGLKG; encoded by the coding sequence ATGAAACACGTGTTCAAAGCTTCCGTCACGGATCGTCAAGGCCGTGAGTTAAACCGCCGTCAATTCCTGACCGTCTCGGGCGCGGCCGCCACCTTTGCCATCCTCAACCCGCAATTCGCCAACGGTGCTGCGGCGGATGGCAAATTGAATATTGGGTTGATCGGCTGTGGCGGACGCGGCACTTGGATTCTGAAGTTTTTCAAGGAACACGGTGGCTACAATATCGCGGCGGTCTCCGATTATTTCCAGGATCGCGTGGACAACGCGGGCGAGAAATACGGGGTGCCGGCGGGCATGCGGTTCACCGGCTTGAACGGGCACAAGCGGTTGCTGGATCAAAAGCTGGATGCGGTGATCATCATTACGCCTCCCTACTTCCACCCGGAACAGGCGGCGGATGCCGTGGCTGCCGGCAAACACGTGTACTTGGCCAAACCGCTCGCGGTGGATGTGCCGGGCTGTCAATCCATTGGCCGCTCGGGCGAATTGGCCGCCAGCAAAAACCAGGCATTCCTGGTGGACTTTCAAAGCCGTGCCCACCCCAGCTATCAGCAGGCCGTCAGCATGGTGCATCAGGGGAAGATTGGTAAAATCGTCTCCGCCGAGGCCGCCTACCAGACCGGGCCGGTCGGCAAGGGCGTGGACGACGCACGCCGGGCCGATCCGGCCAACGCCGAGTTGCGCCTGCGCGCCTGGGTGACGGATCGCGTGCTCTCCGGGGACATTATCACCGAACAGAATATTCACGCGCTGGACATGGCTTCCTGGGCATTAAATGCGGAACCTATCAAGGCCTACGGCGCGGGCGGCAGAAAACGTCCGTTTGTGGGCGATTGCTGGGATCACTTCGCCTGCGTGTTTTATTATCCGGACGATGTCCTGCTCAGTTTCAATTCCAAACAAGTCGGACGGTATTGGGATGACATCATGTGCCGGGTGTTTGGCACCGATGGCGCTCTGGATCTGCATTACGCCGGCGATGTGCAGGTAAAGTGCGATGACAAGTACAACGGCGGCAAGCCCAGCAACCTCTACGCGGATGGCGCAGTGCGCAACATTGCCACCTTCCATGAAAGCATTTTGAAGGGCGACTTTTCCAATTCCACCGTGGCCCCCAGTGTGCGCAGCAACCTAGTCACCATTCTGGGCCGCACTGCCGCCTATAAAAACGGTGAAGTCACCTGGGCGGAGATCATGAAGGCGAATGAAAAACTCGAGTTCGCAACCAAGGGCCTCAAGGGCTGA